The proteins below are encoded in one region of Segatella copri:
- a CDS encoding DUF5597 domain-containing protein, whose protein sequence is MNKIVLSFLALLCCINIQAGVKLQKQGSATQLVVNDKPMLLLAGELSNSAATSPADIRKALKQMKNSGVNSVFVPAYWEFVEPNEGKYDFTLVDSVITTARKHDLKIVFLWFGAWKNSMSCYAPLWVKENTKRFPRSLTENGKPLEICTAFSDNLLQADKRAFCELMKHIKAVDSQENTVIMMQVENEIGMLESARDHSPLAEKAYSQPVPAPLLKALKLKKKGTWAEVFGTDRYADEKFQAYYYAKYVEQLASAGKAIYNIPMYVNAAMNSRGRKPGEYPSAGPLAHLIDIWKCGAPSIDIFAPDIYDTGYKGWVEKYKRADNPFFTPEVKCDANSGVKAYYTFGETDAISFSPFALDEANYKVKNSLRRSYKVIDQLSPILLQHQGKGKNWGLLFDQEDKERIIEDGDITMTCRHFFTLPWDPRATDGSKWPEGGGLIVKLAKNEYIIAGNGIVVVFQSKTEKAQAEEKKLGEDGFVDNGGTETKKQTATFKGKRIGIGYVDQVEVDKNGKLQFIRRDNGDQDHQGRHARISCGDNKILHIKLYEY, encoded by the coding sequence ATGAATAAGATCGTATTATCTTTTCTTGCATTATTATGCTGCATCAACATACAAGCTGGAGTGAAACTGCAGAAGCAAGGCTCTGCAACCCAGCTTGTTGTCAATGACAAGCCGATGCTTCTCCTGGCTGGCGAATTGAGCAACTCAGCAGCAACAAGTCCTGCCGACATCAGGAAAGCATTGAAACAGATGAAGAATAGCGGAGTCAACTCTGTCTTCGTTCCTGCATATTGGGAATTTGTAGAACCTAATGAGGGCAAATATGATTTTACACTCGTAGACAGCGTCATCACAACTGCCCGTAAGCATGACTTGAAGATTGTCTTCCTATGGTTTGGTGCCTGGAAGAACTCCATGAGCTGCTATGCACCACTATGGGTAAAGGAAAACACCAAGCGTTTCCCTCGTTCACTCACCGAGAATGGCAAGCCATTGGAGATATGCACTGCCTTCAGCGATAACCTGCTTCAAGCAGACAAACGAGCTTTCTGCGAACTGATGAAGCACATTAAAGCAGTAGACAGTCAGGAGAATACCGTTATCATGATGCAGGTAGAAAACGAAATCGGCATGCTCGAATCTGCCCGCGACCACTCTCCTCTTGCCGAAAAAGCTTACAGTCAACCCGTTCCTGCTCCATTGCTCAAGGCACTCAAGCTCAAGAAGAAAGGTACATGGGCAGAAGTTTTCGGAACAGACCGTTATGCTGACGAGAAATTCCAAGCATATTACTATGCCAAGTATGTAGAGCAACTAGCCTCAGCAGGCAAAGCCATCTACAATATTCCGATGTATGTAAATGCAGCAATGAACAGTCGTGGCAGAAAACCAGGCGAATATCCATCTGCCGGACCACTTGCCCATCTGATTGATATCTGGAAATGCGGTGCACCAAGTATCGACATCTTTGCACCAGATATCTATGATACCGGTTACAAGGGATGGGTAGAGAAATACAAGCGTGCCGACAATCCTTTCTTCACTCCAGAAGTGAAGTGCGATGCCAACAGTGGCGTAAAGGCTTACTATACCTTTGGTGAAACAGATGCTATCAGTTTCAGTCCGTTTGCTCTCGATGAAGCTAACTACAAGGTGAAGAACAGTCTCAGACGTTCATATAAGGTTATCGACCAACTCTCTCCTATCCTGCTTCAGCATCAGGGAAAGGGCAAAAACTGGGGATTGCTCTTCGACCAGGAAGATAAAGAGCGCATCATTGAAGATGGAGATATTACCATGACCTGCCGTCATTTCTTCACGCTACCATGGGATCCTCGTGCTACAGATGGAAGTAAATGGCCTGAAGGCGGTGGCTTGATTGTGAAACTAGCCAAGAACGAATACATCATAGCTGGTAATGGAATCGTCGTAGTCTTCCAAAGCAAGACAGAAAAAGCGCAAGCTGAAGAAAAGAAACTTGGTGAGGACGGATTTGTAGACAACGGTGGAACCGAAACAAAGAAACAAACCGCTACTTTCAAAGGCAAGCGTATCGGTATCGGATATGTAGACCAGGTTGAAGTAGACAAAAACGGCAAATTACAGTTTATCCGTCGTGATAATGGCGATCAGGACCACCAGGGGCGCCATGCCCGCATCTCATGTGGAGACAATAAAATACTCCACATCAAGCTATACGAATACTAA